One part of the Phoenix dactylifera cultivar Barhee BC4 chromosome 4, palm_55x_up_171113_PBpolish2nd_filt_p, whole genome shotgun sequence genome encodes these proteins:
- the LOC103705629 gene encoding CRM-domain containing factor CFM3, chloroplastic/mitochondrial isoform X1 — MALSTAKLSEIPFHHGPLPLCSRPSISLLRYRFRLLFSTSASLRLAERGGGGGGDSHARRTPKHRKYPWDDESSAGENPNPRNPPGTHPLRAAPSAPWLQQWTPPDPLHPASPPPSERSPVAVGELSQANAGRGSIERIVHRLRNLGLGLEDDEEVGSSEEPRPLDGSEKLGDLLERSWNRPDLPGPDQAVLPWEREWESGFQGEGEGLKKRRVKAPTLAELTIEDSELRRLRRQGMLLRERMTIPKAGVTQAIVGKIHDAWRKSELVRLKFHEALAHDMKTAHELVERRTGGLVIWRSGSVMVVYRGSNYKRPLRSQSSDLETNSTKLSDEGSTLFIPDVSGAPKLADEKQSISSTAEQARPSLMTPESTESMTGEEADFNQLLDELGPRFVDWWGTGILPVDADLLPQTIPGYKTPFRLLPTGMRSRLPNSEMTNLRKLAKTLPCHFALGRNRHHQGLAAAILKLWEKSLVVKIAVKRGIQNTNNKLMAEELKKLTGGILLLRNKYYIVIYRGKDFLPTSVASALAERQELTRNIQDLEEKARNRMAGVSHADGLEGYALAGTLAEFQEARERWGRNISAEEYEAMKEEASRSEKARLFKKIEHKFHIAEAKKLRAERLLAKIEASMIPVSPSDDQEMITDEERSVFRRIGLRMKAYLPLGIRGVFDGVIENMHLHWKHRELVKLISKQKTPSFVEDTAHLLEYESGGILVAIERVPKGFALIFYRGKNYRRPISLRPRNLLTKAKALKRAVAMQRHEALSQHIIELEKTIEQMKLDLLAYLGDLKVGANLPINLMPPKCDDDGKGISEGEERDSNNPQLIQSGSTSCFSEIEEEETYVEPEDVDDSDNDYNDDEGSHFETNISDI, encoded by the exons TTCCACGGCGAAGCTATCGGAGATCCCCTTCCACCATGGCCCCCTCCCCCTCTGCTCCCGCccctccatctccctcctccGCTACCGCTTCCGCTTGCTCTTCTCGACCTCCGCCTCCCTCCGCCTCGCGGAGcgcggcggcggaggcggcggcgacTCCCACGCTCGCCGCACCCCTAAACACCGCAAATACCCCTGGGACGACGAATCCTCCGCCGGCGAAAACCCTAACCCCAGAAACCCCCCAGGTACCCACCCCCTTCGCGCCGCTCCCTCCGCCCCCTGGCTCCAGCAATGGACCCCTCCCGACCCCCTCCACCCTGCCTCGCCGCCGCCCTCGGAGAGGAGCCCGGTCGCCGTCGGAGAGCTCTCTCAAGCCAACGCCGGCCGTGGCTCGATCGAGAGGATTGTGCACCGCCTGCGGAATTTAGGGCTGGGCCTCGAGGACGACGAGGAGGTGGGAAGCTCGGAGGAGCCGCGGCCGCTGGATGGGAGCGAGAAGCTGGGGGATTTGCTCGAACGGAGCTGGAACCGCCCCGATTTGCCCGGTCCGGACCAGGCGGTCCTGCCGTGGGAGAGGGAATGGGAGAGTGGATTtcaaggggagggggagggtttGAAGAAGAGGAGGGTGAAGGCGCCGACCCTGGCGGAGCTGACTATTGAAGATTCGGAGCTGAGGAGGCTGAGGCGGCAAGGGATGTTGTTGAGGGAGAGGATGACGATTCCGAAGGCTGGTGTGACGCAGGCTATAGTGGGGAAGATCCACGATGCCTGGCggaagtcggagctggtccggCTCAAGTTCCATGAGGCATTGGCCCATGACATGAAGACGGCACATGAGCTTGTCGAG CGTCGGACTGGAGGATTGGTTATATGGAGATCAGGAAGTGTTATGGTGGTCTATCGTGGTAGTAACTATAAACGGCCTTTGAGGTCTCAATCTTCAGATCTCGAGACCAATTCTACAAAATTATCAGATGAAGGCAGCACACTGTTCATTCCAGATGTTTCAGGTGCTCCCAAATTGGCTGATGAGAAACAATCTATATCTTCAACAGCAGAACAGGCCAGACCATCTCTAATGACCCCTGAGAGCACTGAAAGCATGACGGGGGAGGAAGCAGACTTTAATCAATTGCTTGATGAGTTAGGTCCTCGCTTTGTTGATTGGTGGGGTACTGGAATTTTACCTGTAGATGCTGACTTACTGCCTCAAACTATTCCTGGCTATAAAACGCCATTTAGACTTCTTCCCACAGGAATGCGGTCACGGCTTCCCAATTCTGAGATGACTAATTTGCGAAAGCTGGCAAAAACTCTTCCTTGTCATTTTGCCCTCG GCAGAAATAGACACCATCAAGGCTTGGCAGCTGCTATTCTGAAGCTCTGGGAAAAGAGCTTAGTGGTGAAAATTGCTGTCAAACGGGGAATTCAGAATACAAACAATAAGCTAATGGCTGAGGAGCTGAAG AAACTGACAGGAGGAATCTTGCTTCTCCGGAACAAATATTACATTGTCATATATCGCGGAAAGGATTTTCTTCCAACCTCAGTGGCCTCTGCTTTGGCTGAAAGGCAGGAATTGACAAGAAATATTCAAGATCTAGAGGAGAAAGCACGCAACCGTATGGCTGGGGTATCTCATGCTGATGGACTTGAAGGGTATGCACTTGCAGGTACATTAGCTGAATTTCAGGAGGCTCGGGAAAGGTGGGGAAGAAATATATCTGCTGAGGAGTACGAGGCAATGAAAGAAGAAGCTTCCAGATCTGAAAAGGCTAGGTTATTCAAGAAGATTGAACATAAATTTCATATT GCTGAAGCCAAGAAATTAAGAGCAGAGAGACTGCTTGCAAAGATAGAAGCATCAATGATTCCTGTTAGCCCATCTGATGACCAGGAAATGATAACCGATGAAGAAAGATCTGTCTTCCGCAGAATTGGTTTGCGAATGAAGGCATATTTGCCTCTTG GCATACGTGGTGTTTTTGATGGTGTCATTGAAAATATGCACCTGCATTGGAAGCATAGAGAACTGGTGAAACTAATATCCAAGCAGAAAACTCCTTCGTTTGTTGAGGATACAGCACATCTGTTAGAATATGAGAGTGGTGGAATTTTAGTGGCAATTGAAAGAGTTCCCAAAGGTTTTGCACTAATTTTTTACCGTGGAAAAAATTATCGACGACCTATCAGCTTGAGGCCTAGAAATCTCCTAACAAAGGCTAAAGCATTAAAACGTGCAGTTGCAATGCAACGCCATGAG GCACTCAGCCAACACATAATTGAGCTGGAGAAAACAATAGAGCAGATGAAACTAGATCTG TTGGCATATTTAGGAGATCTTAAGGTTGGAGCAAATCTGCCTATCAATTTGATGCCACCAAAATGTGATGACGATGGTAAG GGAATCTCAGAAGGTGAGGAAAGAGATAGCAATAATCCACAGCTTATTCAATCTGGTTCCACTTCATGTTTCAGTGAG ATCGAAGAGGAAGAGACCTATGTTGAGCCTGAAGATGTTGATGACAGTGACAATGATTATAATGATGATGAAGGTTCACATTTTGAGACAAACATTTCTGACATATGA
- the LOC103705629 gene encoding CRM-domain containing factor CFM3, chloroplastic/mitochondrial isoform X2, translating into MALSTAKLSEIPFHHGPLPLCSRPSISLLRYRFRLLFSTSASLRLAERGGGGGGDSHARRTPKHRKYPWDDESSAGENPNPRNPPGTHPLRAAPSAPWLQQWTPPDPLHPASPPPSERSPVAVGELSQANAGRGSIERIVHRLRNLGLGLEDDEEVGSSEEPRPLDGSEKLGDLLERSWNRPDLPGPDQAVLPWEREWESGFQGEGEGLKKRRVKAPTLAELTIEDSELRRLRRQGMLLRERMTIPKAGVTQAIVGKIHDAWRKSELVRLKFHEALAHDMKTAHELVERRTGGLVIWRSGSVMVVYRGSNYKRPLRSQSSDLETNSTKLSDEGSTLFIPDVSGAPKLADEKQSISSTAEQARPSLMTPESTESMTGEEADFNQLLDELGPRFVDWWGTGILPVDADLLPQTIPGYKTPFRLLPTGMRSRLPNSEMTNLRKLAKTLPCHFALGRNRHHQGLAAAILKLWEKSLVVKIAVKRGIQNTNNKLMAEELKKLTGGILLLRNKYYIVIYRGKDFLPTSVASALAERQELTRNIQDLEEKARNRMAGVSHADGLEGYALAGTLAEFQEARERWGRNISAEEYEAMKEEASRSEKARLFKKIEHKFHIAEAKKLRAERLLAKIEASMIPVSPSDDQEMITDEERSVFRRIGLRMKAYLPLGIRGVFDGVIENMHLHWKHRELVKLISKQKTPSFVEDTAHLLEYESGGILVAIERVPKGFALIFYRGKNYRRPISLRPRNLLTKAKALKRAVAMQRHEALSQHIIELEKTIEQMKLDLGISEGEERDSNNPQLIQSGSTSCFSEIEEEETYVEPEDVDDSDNDYNDDEGSHFETNISDI; encoded by the exons TTCCACGGCGAAGCTATCGGAGATCCCCTTCCACCATGGCCCCCTCCCCCTCTGCTCCCGCccctccatctccctcctccGCTACCGCTTCCGCTTGCTCTTCTCGACCTCCGCCTCCCTCCGCCTCGCGGAGcgcggcggcggaggcggcggcgacTCCCACGCTCGCCGCACCCCTAAACACCGCAAATACCCCTGGGACGACGAATCCTCCGCCGGCGAAAACCCTAACCCCAGAAACCCCCCAGGTACCCACCCCCTTCGCGCCGCTCCCTCCGCCCCCTGGCTCCAGCAATGGACCCCTCCCGACCCCCTCCACCCTGCCTCGCCGCCGCCCTCGGAGAGGAGCCCGGTCGCCGTCGGAGAGCTCTCTCAAGCCAACGCCGGCCGTGGCTCGATCGAGAGGATTGTGCACCGCCTGCGGAATTTAGGGCTGGGCCTCGAGGACGACGAGGAGGTGGGAAGCTCGGAGGAGCCGCGGCCGCTGGATGGGAGCGAGAAGCTGGGGGATTTGCTCGAACGGAGCTGGAACCGCCCCGATTTGCCCGGTCCGGACCAGGCGGTCCTGCCGTGGGAGAGGGAATGGGAGAGTGGATTtcaaggggagggggagggtttGAAGAAGAGGAGGGTGAAGGCGCCGACCCTGGCGGAGCTGACTATTGAAGATTCGGAGCTGAGGAGGCTGAGGCGGCAAGGGATGTTGTTGAGGGAGAGGATGACGATTCCGAAGGCTGGTGTGACGCAGGCTATAGTGGGGAAGATCCACGATGCCTGGCggaagtcggagctggtccggCTCAAGTTCCATGAGGCATTGGCCCATGACATGAAGACGGCACATGAGCTTGTCGAG CGTCGGACTGGAGGATTGGTTATATGGAGATCAGGAAGTGTTATGGTGGTCTATCGTGGTAGTAACTATAAACGGCCTTTGAGGTCTCAATCTTCAGATCTCGAGACCAATTCTACAAAATTATCAGATGAAGGCAGCACACTGTTCATTCCAGATGTTTCAGGTGCTCCCAAATTGGCTGATGAGAAACAATCTATATCTTCAACAGCAGAACAGGCCAGACCATCTCTAATGACCCCTGAGAGCACTGAAAGCATGACGGGGGAGGAAGCAGACTTTAATCAATTGCTTGATGAGTTAGGTCCTCGCTTTGTTGATTGGTGGGGTACTGGAATTTTACCTGTAGATGCTGACTTACTGCCTCAAACTATTCCTGGCTATAAAACGCCATTTAGACTTCTTCCCACAGGAATGCGGTCACGGCTTCCCAATTCTGAGATGACTAATTTGCGAAAGCTGGCAAAAACTCTTCCTTGTCATTTTGCCCTCG GCAGAAATAGACACCATCAAGGCTTGGCAGCTGCTATTCTGAAGCTCTGGGAAAAGAGCTTAGTGGTGAAAATTGCTGTCAAACGGGGAATTCAGAATACAAACAATAAGCTAATGGCTGAGGAGCTGAAG AAACTGACAGGAGGAATCTTGCTTCTCCGGAACAAATATTACATTGTCATATATCGCGGAAAGGATTTTCTTCCAACCTCAGTGGCCTCTGCTTTGGCTGAAAGGCAGGAATTGACAAGAAATATTCAAGATCTAGAGGAGAAAGCACGCAACCGTATGGCTGGGGTATCTCATGCTGATGGACTTGAAGGGTATGCACTTGCAGGTACATTAGCTGAATTTCAGGAGGCTCGGGAAAGGTGGGGAAGAAATATATCTGCTGAGGAGTACGAGGCAATGAAAGAAGAAGCTTCCAGATCTGAAAAGGCTAGGTTATTCAAGAAGATTGAACATAAATTTCATATT GCTGAAGCCAAGAAATTAAGAGCAGAGAGACTGCTTGCAAAGATAGAAGCATCAATGATTCCTGTTAGCCCATCTGATGACCAGGAAATGATAACCGATGAAGAAAGATCTGTCTTCCGCAGAATTGGTTTGCGAATGAAGGCATATTTGCCTCTTG GCATACGTGGTGTTTTTGATGGTGTCATTGAAAATATGCACCTGCATTGGAAGCATAGAGAACTGGTGAAACTAATATCCAAGCAGAAAACTCCTTCGTTTGTTGAGGATACAGCACATCTGTTAGAATATGAGAGTGGTGGAATTTTAGTGGCAATTGAAAGAGTTCCCAAAGGTTTTGCACTAATTTTTTACCGTGGAAAAAATTATCGACGACCTATCAGCTTGAGGCCTAGAAATCTCCTAACAAAGGCTAAAGCATTAAAACGTGCAGTTGCAATGCAACGCCATGAG GCACTCAGCCAACACATAATTGAGCTGGAGAAAACAATAGAGCAGATGAAACTAGATCTG GGAATCTCAGAAGGTGAGGAAAGAGATAGCAATAATCCACAGCTTATTCAATCTGGTTCCACTTCATGTTTCAGTGAG ATCGAAGAGGAAGAGACCTATGTTGAGCCTGAAGATGTTGATGACAGTGACAATGATTATAATGATGATGAAGGTTCACATTTTGAGACAAACATTTCTGACATATGA